In one window of Duganella dendranthematis DNA:
- a CDS encoding head GIN domain-containing protein yields the protein MNRRHFLPSLLLSAGLLAAPVVAVQAGPLSWLSGGERVQGSGKIVKQNRDVGHFNALTVGVGSDVEIRLGNTEGVIVETDDNIQPLIETKVDNGTLRIRPAKNNLRVDTRNMKIIVLARTLDKLSIGGSGNVTADKLRGEHITIDVGGSGSFSVDQLDSESVAIALGGSGNLKAAGNTERLQVSIGGSGRVQVGQLQSRDAVVSIGGSGQATVWAKKSLNLSVAGSGDINYYGDPQISKSIMGSGTIKRLGGAPL from the coding sequence ATGAACCGCCGCCATTTTCTGCCTTCGCTGTTACTGTCCGCCGGCCTGCTGGCCGCTCCCGTCGTGGCCGTTCAGGCCGGTCCGCTCAGCTGGCTAAGCGGCGGTGAGCGGGTGCAAGGCAGCGGCAAGATCGTCAAGCAGAACCGCGACGTCGGCCACTTCAACGCGCTGACGGTCGGCGTCGGCAGCGACGTCGAAATCCGTCTCGGCAACACCGAAGGCGTGATCGTCGAAACCGACGACAACATCCAGCCGTTGATCGAAACCAAGGTGGACAACGGCACCCTGCGCATCCGTCCGGCCAAAAACAACCTGCGGGTGGATACCCGCAACATGAAAATCATCGTACTGGCGCGCACGCTGGACAAGCTGTCGATCGGCGGCTCCGGCAACGTCACCGCCGACAAGCTGCGCGGCGAGCACATCACCATCGATGTGGGTGGCTCCGGCTCGTTCAGCGTCGACCAGCTGGACAGCGAATCGGTGGCGATTGCGCTGGGCGGCAGCGGCAACCTGAAAGCGGCCGGCAACACCGAGCGGCTGCAAGTGTCGATCGGCGGCTCCGGCCGGGTGCAGGTCGGCCAGTTGCAATCGCGCGATGCGGTGGTCAGCATCGGCGGATCCGGCCAGGCCACCGTGTGGGCCAAGAAATCGCTGAACCTGAGCGTGGCCGGTTCGGGCGACATCAACTACTACGGCGATCCGCAGATCAGCAAAAGCATCATGGGCTCCGGCACCATCAAACGCCTGGGCGGCGCACCGCTCTAA
- a CDS encoding SAM-dependent methyltransferase: MLTITIKQGKEKRLLAGDILIYATAIERVDGRPQEKNKPGGTAILQTSSRQFLARAAWNPLSEVRARVWSYKEDEPVDHAMMKRRVRAAIAKRAAAVRAAAPTDLVPVIRGDEDGLPGLLVDSWGGTSGYLICQFQAAGVDAWKVPIVQALLADTGCPNVYERCDDLIRKSEGLPIFYRALAGEEPPDHVLVTEKGQRFSMDLRTGFKYPKVRA, translated from the coding sequence ATGCTTACTATAACCATCAAACAGGGCAAGGAAAAACGCCTGCTGGCCGGCGATATCCTGATCTACGCGACCGCTATCGAGCGCGTCGACGGTCGCCCGCAAGAAAAGAACAAACCCGGCGGTACAGCCATTCTGCAAACATCATCGCGCCAGTTTTTGGCGCGCGCCGCCTGGAATCCGTTATCCGAGGTGCGCGCCCGCGTCTGGAGCTACAAGGAAGATGAACCGGTCGATCACGCGATGATGAAACGCCGCGTGCGCGCCGCCATCGCCAAGCGCGCCGCCGCCGTGCGCGCCGCCGCGCCGACCGATCTGGTGCCGGTGATCCGCGGCGACGAAGACGGCTTGCCCGGCTTGCTGGTCGATAGCTGGGGCGGCACCAGTGGCTACCTGATCTGCCAGTTCCAGGCGGCTGGCGTGGATGCCTGGAAAGTGCCGATCGTGCAAGCGCTGCTGGCCGATACCGGCTGCCCGAATGTCTACGAGCGCTGCGATGATCTGATCCGCAAATCGGAAGGCTTGCCGATCTTTTACCGCGCGCTGGCTGGCGAAGAACCGCCGGATCACGTGCTGGTCACGGAAAAGGGTCAGCGCTTCAGCATGGATTTGCGCACCGGCTTTAAATATCCGAAGGTCCGCGCTTAA
- a CDS encoding type IV pilus twitching motility protein PilT has protein sequence MEHYQSSQIRTLSYIENEDHPVFGTLVEQILHLLNSKLIFSDILIHQNSPLMLRQPKGLVAVTDSPITREELQEFFEVVEPNWAERIQDRAFDRAVDLHTARIRANCFSFQGRKRLGCVIRRFPKEPMPLAKLGLAEHEQNFAKLTSGLVLIIGDTCQGKSTTIASMLDEINKHRSGHIITIEDPVETLIPQRQCVITQREVGSDGDVESFYQGALDALRERPDVIVIGEIRDAQTAQEALALAEAGPLVLASLHARSTELGLQKMLRLLGNTEAQAQALGHALRGVLCQALLPAVKGERYYLATECLTNNPQVTEMIANGKVSNLRIWMEDQPGEGCHTMNTSLHALLAEGKIAVQDARNATTDRIGFVEP, from the coding sequence ATGGAACACTACCAATCGTCGCAAATTCGTACCCTGAGCTACATCGAGAACGAAGACCACCCGGTCTTCGGCACGCTCGTCGAGCAGATTCTGCACCTGCTGAACTCCAAGCTGATTTTCAGCGACATCCTGATCCACCAGAACAGTCCCTTGATGCTGCGCCAGCCGAAAGGGCTGGTCGCCGTCACCGACTCGCCGATCACGCGCGAGGAATTGCAGGAATTCTTCGAGGTGGTCGAGCCGAACTGGGCGGAACGCATCCAGGACCGCGCCTTCGACCGCGCGGTCGATCTGCACACGGCCCGCATCCGCGCCAACTGCTTCAGCTTCCAGGGCCGCAAGCGGCTCGGTTGCGTGATTCGCCGCTTCCCAAAAGAACCGATGCCGCTGGCCAAGCTGGGGCTAGCTGAGCACGAACAGAATTTCGCCAAGCTGACCAGCGGGCTGGTGCTCATCATCGGCGATACCTGCCAGGGCAAGTCGACCACCATTGCCTCGATGCTGGACGAAATCAACAAGCACCGCTCCGGCCACATCATCACGATTGAAGATCCGGTCGAGACGCTAATTCCGCAGCGTCAGTGCGTCATCACCCAGCGCGAGGTGGGTTCCGACGGTGACGTCGAGAGCTTCTACCAGGGCGCGCTGGATGCGCTGCGCGAGCGGCCGGATGTGATCGTCATCGGCGAGATTCGCGACGCCCAGACGGCGCAGGAGGCGCTGGCGCTGGCGGAGGCCGGTCCGCTGGTGCTGGCTTCGCTGCACGCGCGTTCGACCGAACTGGGCCTGCAGAAGATGCTGCGCCTGCTGGGCAATACCGAAGCCCAGGCGCAAGCCCTGGGTCATGCACTGCGTGGCGTGCTGTGCCAGGCGCTGCTGCCGGCCGTGAAGGGTGAGCGCTACTATCTGGCCACAGAGTGTCTGACCAACAATCCACAGGTGACCGAGATGATCGCCAACGGCAAGGTCTCCAACCTGCGTATCTGGATGGAAGACCAGCCGGGCGAAGGCTGTCATACGATGAACACCTCGCTGCACGCCTTGCTGGCCGAAGGCAAGATCGCGGTGCAGGATGCCCGCAACGCGACCACTGACCGCATCGGCTTCGTCGAGCCGTAA
- a CDS encoding cytochrome c: protein MRKIVYTVIAAALIAAVVAAILLAMQFRQAADSPPSAAIAALTADQRVARGAYLAKAGDCMSCHTTRGGQPYAGGRALQTPFGAIIAPNITSDRNTGIGMWSTDDFWRALHHGQSRDGRLLYPAFPYTNYTRITRDDADALYAYLQTVPAVIQANQPHRLRFPYSLQISLAAWRVLYFKPEVFRPETNQSVDWNRGAYLVQGLGHCSACHSARNPLGASEGESLSGGVIPAQGWYAPALNARGDWQQDHLAALLKTGVSPRAAVFGPMAEVVKESLQYLNDGDINAITTYLKALPAEAKPAAFEREGAPEAVAFLAAGAKLYEKHCAECHGTEGKGQSPAYPPLAGNQALIMTNAVNPIRVVLNGGFAPATAGNPRPYSMPPFSHTLNDLEVAQLVSYLRSAWGNNAPPVNATDVNRFRAVPLD from the coding sequence ATGAGGAAAATTGTTTATACCGTTATCGCCGCCGCGCTGATCGCCGCCGTGGTCGCCGCCATCCTGCTGGCCATGCAGTTCCGACAGGCAGCCGACAGCCCGCCCTCCGCCGCCATCGCCGCGCTGACAGCCGATCAACGCGTCGCCCGGGGCGCCTACCTTGCCAAGGCCGGCGACTGCATGTCCTGCCACACCACGCGCGGCGGACAGCCCTACGCGGGCGGCCGCGCACTGCAAACACCGTTCGGCGCGATCATCGCTCCCAACATCACGTCTGACCGCAACACCGGCATCGGCATGTGGTCCACCGACGACTTTTGGCGCGCGCTGCATCACGGCCAGTCGCGCGACGGACGCCTGCTCTACCCCGCCTTCCCCTACACCAATTACACCCGCATCACGCGCGACGACGCCGACGCCTTGTATGCCTACCTGCAAACCGTACCGGCCGTGATCCAGGCTAACCAGCCGCACCGGCTGCGCTTCCCATACAGCCTGCAAATCTCGCTGGCCGCCTGGCGCGTGCTGTACTTCAAACCAGAAGTGTTCCGCCCTGAGACCAATCAATCAGTGGACTGGAATCGCGGCGCCTACCTGGTGCAAGGCCTGGGACATTGCAGCGCCTGCCACAGCGCGCGCAACCCGCTCGGCGCCTCGGAAGGCGAAAGCCTGTCCGGCGGTGTGATTCCCGCGCAAGGCTGGTACGCGCCGGCGTTGAACGCCCGCGGTGACTGGCAACAGGATCATCTGGCGGCGCTGCTGAAAACCGGCGTGTCGCCGCGCGCCGCCGTATTCGGCCCGATGGCGGAAGTGGTGAAAGAAAGCCTGCAATACCTGAATGACGGCGACATCAACGCCATCACCACCTATCTGAAAGCGCTGCCGGCCGAAGCCAAGCCCGCGGCCTTTGAGCGCGAAGGCGCACCGGAAGCGGTCGCCTTCCTGGCCGCCGGCGCCAAATTGTATGAGAAGCATTGTGCGGAATGCCATGGCACCGAAGGCAAGGGCCAGTCGCCCGCCTATCCGCCGCTGGCCGGCAACCAGGCGCTGATCATGACCAACGCCGTCAATCCGATCCGCGTGGTGCTGAATGGCGGCTTTGCGCCGGCCACAGCGGGCAACCCGCGTCCTTACAGCATGCCGCCATTCAGCCACACGTTGAATGATCTGGAAGTGGCGCAGCTGGTGTCCTACCTGCGCAGCGCCTGGGGCAACAACGCCCCGCCGGTCAACGCCACCGACGTCAACCGCTTCCGCGCAGTGCCGCTGGACTAA
- a CDS encoding c-type cytochrome: MPIFSALGFAAALAAAPLPPADTLEQRIAACLSCHSVKERGDAYFPRIAGKPSGYLYNQLRHFRDGHRHYPMMTYMVGNLSDAYLREIADYFAAQHPPYPPPPPGSGSNAAAAQVARGEALVRQGDPLKNIPACVSCHGAALTGVEPAIPGLLGLPSDYINAQFGNWKNKSRRATAPDCMATIAARLSDSDVAAVSSWLSKQTPDAAARPAASIPLPLPIACGSLPPAGGAPAPAASSPGTAASAAAPAALAPSASPRGGAK; the protein is encoded by the coding sequence ATGCCGATTTTTTCCGCCTTGGGTTTCGCCGCCGCACTCGCCGCCGCACCGCTGCCACCAGCCGATACGCTGGAACAGCGGATTGCCGCCTGCCTGTCCTGCCATAGCGTCAAGGAGCGCGGCGACGCTTACTTTCCACGCATCGCCGGCAAGCCGTCCGGCTACCTGTACAACCAGCTGCGCCATTTCCGGGATGGCCACCGGCACTATCCGATGATGACGTATATGGTCGGCAACCTGTCGGACGCTTATCTGCGCGAAATTGCCGATTACTTCGCCGCCCAGCATCCGCCTTACCCGCCGCCACCGCCTGGCAGCGGCAGCAATGCCGCAGCGGCACAAGTGGCGCGCGGCGAGGCGCTGGTGCGGCAGGGCGATCCGCTGAAGAATATTCCAGCCTGCGTCAGCTGCCATGGCGCGGCGCTGACCGGCGTTGAGCCGGCCATTCCCGGACTGCTGGGACTGCCCAGCGATTACATCAATGCCCAGTTCGGCAACTGGAAGAACAAGAGCCGCCGCGCCACCGCCCCCGACTGCATGGCCACCATCGCCGCCCGATTGAGCGATAGCGACGTCGCCGCCGTGTCGTCCTGGCTCAGCAAGCAGACGCCAGACGCCGCCGCCCGCCCCGCCGCCAGCATCCCTCTGCCGCTGCCCATCGCCTGCGGCAGCCTGCCGCCGGCCGGAGGCGCGCCCGCACCAGCGGCGTCGTCGCCTGGCACGGCCGCATCAGCCGCCGCTCCCGCCGCCCTGGCACCGAGCGCCAGCCCACGCGGAGGCGCCAAATGA
- a CDS encoding 3'-5' exonuclease: MAAAAEEELPPYLGIHIADVHMVVTPEQAVAARDALLASDAIGFDTESKPTFTRGETSTGPHLIQFATDNKAYLFQIGASTEPHIRAMLLAILERPLPLKIGFGLSDDVKRLHAKLDIRTAGVVDLSVALRTPGQRNDLGAKTAVAKFFGRKLQKSKKISTTNWALPRLNEKQILYAADDAQVALRVYRHWLGLGNKLPPLKAVKLPKPPKTGLS; the protein is encoded by the coding sequence ATGGCAGCGGCGGCAGAAGAAGAGCTGCCGCCGTATCTCGGCATCCATATCGCCGATGTGCACATGGTGGTGACGCCGGAACAGGCCGTCGCCGCGCGCGACGCCCTGCTGGCCAGCGACGCCATTGGCTTCGATACCGAATCCAAGCCGACTTTTACGCGGGGCGAAACCTCCACCGGGCCGCACCTGATCCAGTTCGCCACCGATAACAAGGCGTATCTGTTCCAGATCGGCGCCAGCACCGAGCCGCACATTCGCGCCATGCTATTGGCGATTCTGGAACGGCCTTTGCCGCTGAAGATCGGTTTCGGCCTGTCGGACGACGTCAAGCGCCTGCACGCCAAGCTGGATATCCGCACCGCTGGTGTGGTTGATCTGTCGGTTGCGCTGCGCACGCCTGGTCAACGCAACGACCTCGGCGCCAAGACGGCGGTGGCCAAATTCTTCGGTCGCAAGCTGCAAAAATCGAAAAAGATTTCCACCACCAATTGGGCTTTGCCGCGTCTGAACGAAAAACAGATCCTGTATGCGGCCGATGATGCCCAGGTGGCGTTGCGGGTTTACCGTCACTGGCTAGGGCTGGGTAATAAGTTGCCCCCGCTCAAAGCTGTCAAATTGCCAAAACCACCTAAAACCGGGTTATCCTAG
- a CDS encoding ProQ/FINO family protein translates to MKSMNTSLTPQPPATEPATAVSAPAPAAQTPRSLLKHLQTQFPAFRDFLPLSIGIDKQLLAVMPELDRKTMRTALGIHTGSLRYLKVMEKAKVRHDLDGTPGAEVTDTHRAHATQVLQERFKKEADRKKAEREAKAAEEAARVHADKLNQLAAKFAKKS, encoded by the coding sequence ATGAAGTCGATGAACACTAGTCTTACCCCCCAGCCTCCGGCCACTGAGCCAGCCACTGCTGTCTCCGCGCCGGCACCTGCCGCTCAAACCCCGCGCAGCCTGCTGAAACACCTGCAAACCCAATTCCCTGCTTTCCGCGATTTCCTGCCCCTGAGCATCGGAATCGACAAGCAGCTGCTGGCTGTGATGCCCGAGCTGGATCGCAAAACCATGCGCACGGCGCTGGGCATCCATACCGGTTCGTTGCGCTATCTGAAAGTCATGGAAAAAGCCAAGGTCCGTCACGACCTCGACGGCACCCCTGGCGCCGAAGTGACCGACACCCACCGCGCCCACGCGACCCAGGTGCTGCAAGAGCGTTTCAAGAAAGAAGCCGACCGCAAGAAGGCCGAACGCGAAGCCAAGGCCGCCGAGGAAGCTGCCCGTGTGCACGCTGACAAGCTGAACCAGCTGGCCGCGAAGTTCGCCAAAAAGAGCTGA
- the rpoD gene encoding RNA polymerase sigma factor RpoD — MTKPKTLTLSVKKPAARASAAPLVVPKTTLSYVIDNEEAASKVTVVKKKTRLSAAAEAAQADVQSAEVADDATKVAKVARKSAIPGAVADEAQAVTVKVAPKSKLVKAKLETAPVVTTSATAPSVSQVTDAATLASIDTSGYLLPGVKVPGRRGRKPSEFTPENDEVAALNAVERAELKAVSKARERKAKGGADLLGLDPKASAEELEKRRTQIKNLINMGKERGFLTYAEINDQLPENIIDPEAIEGIIATFNDMGIAIYERAPDAEALLLSDNVATVTSDDEVEAAAATALSTVDSDFGRTTDPVRMYMREMGAVALLTREGEIEIAKRIEEGLKDMIQAISACPTTIAEIISLADKIAADEMKVDDVVDGFVDPDDAAPAPAVVATATSDDDEDEEDDGEEEDGDVGGGAAGYSTEQLAQLKIAALDKFAFISAQFEKMRKASGGYASKAYVTAQEAISAELLGIRFTAKVVEKLCDTLRGQMEEVRSIERAVLDLCVNRCGMPRAHFIKVFPGNETDLDWVDGEVDAGYPYSTVLGRNVPAVKELQRKMIDLQLRVALPLADLRKINKQMAAGEKRARQAKREMTVANLRLVISIAKKYINRGLQFLDLIQEGNIGLLKAVDKFEYRRGYKFSTYATWWIRQAITRSIADMARTIRVPVHMIETINKMNRISRQIMQETGSEPDLATLALKMEMPENKVREIMKIAKEPISMETPMGEDGDSQLGDFIEDNTTLAPLDAALHASMRNVIKEVLDSLTPREAKVLRMRYGVEMSNDHTLEEVGKQFDVTRERIRQIEAKAMSKLRQPSRSDKLKTFLTQN, encoded by the coding sequence ATGACAAAACCGAAAACTTTAACGTTGTCCGTCAAAAAGCCCGCCGCCCGCGCCAGCGCTGCGCCATTGGTGGTGCCGAAGACGACTCTATCTTACGTCATCGATAATGAAGAGGCAGCGAGCAAAGTTACGGTTGTTAAAAAGAAAACCCGTCTGAGCGCCGCTGCCGAAGCCGCCCAGGCCGACGTGCAGTCGGCCGAAGTGGCCGATGACGCGACCAAAGTCGCCAAGGTGGCGCGCAAGAGCGCGATTCCTGGCGCGGTGGCCGATGAAGCGCAGGCCGTGACCGTCAAAGTGGCGCCGAAGTCCAAGCTGGTCAAGGCCAAGCTGGAAACGGCGCCGGTGGTCACCACCTCGGCGACCGCACCGTCGGTCAGCCAGGTAACCGATGCCGCCACGCTGGCGTCGATCGATACCTCGGGCTACCTGCTGCCGGGCGTTAAGGTTCCGGGCCGCCGTGGCCGCAAGCCGTCCGAATTCACGCCGGAAAACGACGAAGTCGCGGCACTGAACGCGGTCGAGCGCGCCGAACTGAAAGCCGTGTCGAAAGCACGTGAGCGCAAAGCCAAGGGCGGCGCTGACCTGCTGGGCCTGGATCCGAAAGCCTCGGCCGAGGAACTGGAAAAACGCCGCACCCAGATCAAGAACCTGATCAATATGGGTAAAGAGCGTGGCTTCCTGACCTATGCCGAGATCAACGACCAGTTGCCGGAAAACATCATCGATCCGGAAGCGATTGAAGGCATCATCGCGACCTTCAACGACATGGGCATCGCCATTTACGAGCGCGCGCCGGATGCGGAAGCACTGTTGTTGAGCGACAACGTTGCCACTGTTACCTCGGACGATGAAGTGGAAGCGGCTGCCGCAACCGCGCTGTCGACCGTCGATTCCGACTTCGGCCGCACCACCGACCCGGTCCGCATGTATATGCGTGAAATGGGCGCCGTAGCGCTGCTGACCCGCGAGGGCGAGATCGAAATCGCCAAGCGTATCGAAGAAGGCCTGAAGGACATGATCCAGGCGATTTCCGCCTGCCCGACCACCATCGCCGAAATCATTTCGCTGGCCGACAAGATCGCCGCCGACGAAATGAAGGTGGACGACGTGGTCGACGGTTTTGTCGATCCGGACGACGCCGCGCCTGCGCCTGCCGTGGTCGCCACCGCGACGTCGGATGACGACGAGGACGAGGAAGACGACGGCGAAGAAGAAGACGGCGACGTCGGGGGCGGCGCCGCCGGCTACTCGACCGAGCAACTGGCGCAGCTGAAAATCGCCGCGCTGGACAAATTCGCCTTCATCTCGGCCCAGTTCGAGAAAATGCGCAAGGCGTCGGGCGGCTATGCCTCCAAGGCGTATGTGACCGCGCAGGAAGCCATTTCGGCCGAACTGCTGGGCATCCGCTTCACCGCCAAGGTGGTCGAGAAGCTGTGCGATACGCTGCGTGGCCAGATGGAAGAAGTGCGCTCGATCGAACGCGCCGTGCTGGACCTGTGCGTCAACCGTTGCGGCATGCCGCGCGCGCACTTCATCAAAGTCTTCCCGGGCAACGAGACGGACCTGGACTGGGTCGATGGCGAAGTCGATGCCGGCTATCCGTACAGCACCGTGCTGGGCCGTAACGTGCCGGCCGTGAAAGAGCTGCAACGCAAGATGATCGACCTGCAACTGCGCGTGGCGCTGCCGCTGGCCGACCTGCGCAAGATTAACAAGCAGATGGCCGCCGGTGAAAAGCGCGCGCGCCAGGCCAAACGTGAAATGACGGTGGCCAACTTGCGTCTGGTGATTTCGATCGCCAAGAAGTACATCAACCGCGGTCTGCAATTCCTGGATCTGATTCAGGAAGGCAATATCGGCCTGCTGAAGGCGGTGGACAAATTCGAATACCGTCGCGGCTACAAGTTCTCGACCTACGCGACCTGGTGGATTCGTCAGGCCATCACGCGTTCGATCGCCGACATGGCCCGTACCATCCGCGTGCCGGTGCACATGATCGAAACCATCAACAAGATGAACCGCATTTCGCGTCAGATCATGCAGGAAACCGGCAGCGAGCCGGACCTGGCGACCCTGGCGCTGAAGATGGAAATGCCGGAGAACAAAGTCCGCGAAATCATGAAGATCGCCAAAGAGCCGATCTCGATGGAAACGCCGATGGGCGAGGACGGCGATTCGCAGTTGGGCGACTTCATCGAAGACAACACCACGCTGGCGCCGCTGGATGCCGCGCTGCACGCCTCGATGCGCAACGTCATCAAGGAAGTGCTGGATTCGCTGACCCCGCGCGAAGCCAAGGTGCTGCGCATGCGCTACGGCGTGGAAATGTCGAACGACCACACGCTGGAAGAAGTGGGCAAACAGTTCGACGTGACCCGCGAGCGTATCCGTCAGATCGAAGCCAAGGCGATGAGCAAGCTGCGCCAGCCATCGCGTTCGGACAAGCTGAAAACTTTCCTGACCCAAAACTAA
- a CDS encoding CPBP family intramembrane glutamic endopeptidase gives MDEPQSLKPRYRTMWLGMLAGLASMTLAWTLHRMLEASQRLPGDTVFTDHSDSPMWLLIQVVDLAGGLAAGMAAAHWSQRWSWRAVAGILAVLVVNGMMATPSSRDAFRMLLSMLASPVGLLLGASYYRYRERTQPDVHVLPARVDHAQVPDTPYSEAAVVVALSFGYFILGSTIAVVSQSSAQAFSDNSLLAIVVLELMLGACALGVLYARGYPLRTLLPRPSWSGALIGAALYMLTVGCNVLFTGFASDDLTQPVQRLLEGQRSMGALLLLSLVNGVYEEVFLMAFLQRGLRRLGGSNAVGVVLLVRMLYHTYQGPLGLLAVAIFGLVVGIYYWRSGRLFPVIVAHIVADVWALAS, from the coding sequence ATGGATGAACCGCAATCGCTGAAGCCGCGTTACCGCACCATGTGGCTCGGCATGCTGGCAGGGCTGGCGTCGATGACGCTGGCGTGGACTTTGCACCGCATGCTGGAGGCCAGCCAGCGCCTGCCTGGCGATACAGTCTTCACGGATCATTCCGACTCGCCGATGTGGCTGCTGATACAGGTCGTGGACCTGGCCGGCGGCCTGGCGGCGGGCATGGCTGCGGCGCACTGGTCGCAGCGCTGGTCATGGCGGGCGGTGGCGGGGATACTGGCGGTGCTGGTGGTGAACGGGATGATGGCGACGCCGTCTTCGCGCGATGCTTTCCGCATGCTCCTGTCGATGCTGGCTAGTCCGGTGGGCCTGCTGCTGGGCGCTAGCTACTACCGCTATCGCGAGCGTACGCAGCCGGATGTGCATGTACTGCCGGCGCGCGTCGATCACGCGCAGGTGCCGGATACGCCGTACAGCGAGGCGGCCGTGGTGGTCGCGTTGAGTTTCGGCTACTTCATCCTCGGCTCGACCATTGCGGTGGTCTCCCAAAGCAGCGCGCAGGCGTTTTCCGATAACAGCCTGCTGGCGATAGTGGTGCTGGAGCTGATGCTCGGCGCCTGTGCGCTGGGCGTGCTGTATGCGCGCGGCTATCCGCTACGGACCTTGCTGCCGCGGCCGTCCTGGAGCGGTGCGCTAATTGGCGCCGCCTTGTATATGTTGACGGTGGGCTGCAATGTGCTGTTCACCGGTTTTGCATCGGACGACCTGACGCAGCCGGTTCAACGCCTGCTGGAAGGGCAGCGTTCGATGGGCGCGTTGTTGTTGCTGTCGCTGGTCAATGGCGTGTATGAGGAAGTCTTTTTGATGGCATTCCTGCAACGCGGCTTGCGCCGGCTGGGCGGCTCCAATGCGGTCGGCGTGGTGTTGCTGGTGCGGATGCTGTATCACACCTATCAGGGGCCGCTGGGCTTGTTGGCGGTAGCCATCTTCGGCCTGGTGGTCGGCATCTATTACTGGCGCAGCGGCCGGCTGTTTCCCGTCATCGTCGCGCACATCGTGGCGGATGTGTGGGCGCTGGCGTCGTGA
- a CDS encoding GFA family protein — MMADTGDLHGSCLCGGIRYRAALPVFHASHCYCTMCQKQHGAGAGSYANVASAGFVIAQGQDLITEHHSSDDGRRGFCSVCGSNIYWRSTESPDRIAVTLGTLEPEYAGPVERELYTDTKPAWLPSLKPAR, encoded by the coding sequence ATGATGGCCGACACCGGCGACTTGCACGGCAGCTGTTTATGCGGCGGCATACGCTATCGCGCCGCGCTGCCGGTCTTCCACGCCAGCCACTGCTACTGCACCATGTGCCAGAAGCAGCATGGCGCTGGCGCCGGCTCGTACGCGAATGTCGCCAGCGCCGGCTTCGTCATCGCGCAGGGCCAGGACTTGATCACGGAGCACCACTCGTCCGATGATGGCCGCCGTGGCTTTTGCAGCGTCTGCGGCTCCAACATCTACTGGCGCAGCACCGAGTCGCCCGATCGCATCGCCGTCACCCTCGGCACGCTGGAGCCGGAATACGCTGGCCCCGTCGAACGCGAACTCTACACCGATACCAAACCTGCCTGGCTGCCCAGCCTTAAGCCGGCACGGTGA
- a CDS encoding histidine kinase gives MRRPSELEQEATESQHRRLALGMRDNLAQNLVALKLDITMLHARTGATQPLLHRRAAQALSTLNSCICNVREIINELHPVTLELGLSAAIEWQLQQMQRRQSGRSSHAPTPERTGRHSARGLACITHHRAGLRLGSQAGLVSV, from the coding sequence ATGCGCCGTCCATCCGAACTGGAGCAAGAGGCGACCGAAAGCCAGCACCGCCGCCTGGCGCTCGGCATGCGCGACAACCTGGCGCAGAATCTGGTGGCGCTCAAGCTGGACATCACCATGCTGCACGCCCGCACAGGCGCCACGCAACCGCTGCTGCACAGGCGCGCCGCGCAAGCGTTGTCCACGCTGAATAGTTGCATCTGCAACGTGCGCGAGATCATCAACGAACTGCATCCGGTCACGCTGGAACTGGGCCTGAGCGCCGCCATCGAATGGCAACTCCAGCAGATGCAGCGGCGCCAATCCGGCCGAAGCAGCCATGCGCCAACGCCTGAGCGCACTGGGCGGCACTCTGCACGTGGCCTCGCATGCATTACGCATCACCGTGCCGGCTTAAGGCTGGGCAGCCAGGCAGGTTTGGTATCGGTGTAG